Proteins co-encoded in one Chrysemys picta bellii isolate R12L10 chromosome 13, ASM1138683v2, whole genome shotgun sequence genomic window:
- the LOC101941237 gene encoding BPI fold-containing family B member 4-like — protein MLKVLGIVLFCSLLPLSQGVVPGVFSVVSPEGIQNVVSGALLQDGLLQKHLQAIQIPDIVSGGGLLGSFISITGLEVVNVQLPTVSVTLLPGIGGQLTFATKLEIDGDLLLSGLIHISVDVNLNAKVRVTDYSAGVSQVVIEDCQSLLGPFDIRLLSGLLPISVNGLVSSTLTTTLPSLLCPVVNNIVTLVNVQLLGTLNALVPLGAVGKIQYQLASLPLITDLHVGLDLNTVIHQVGGGNISLPGSTVPVALPALQGNVLNLGLSQAFLNAALSLLVQIQPQTFISTLDVFSGATQLMDAIVALIPAGCPNCSVVSPLNIKITALGPPLITLEANKATVKLSVTIQVFTKYSDGTIQTLLALKADLVLNAQASVAGDKLLLSVSLTSADLVLESSDVGIVSVSGLGTLINKLLVETFVPLINEALAVGLPLPNVLGIKLINAVQIVEGLVVVRV, from the exons ATGTTAAAGGTTTTGGGAATCGTCCTCTTCTGTAGCCTGCTGCCCCTATCTCAGGGAGTGGTCCCTGGAGTCTTTTCTGTAGTCAGTCCAGAGGGAATTCAAAATG TTGTCTCAGGTGCATTGCTTCAGGATGGGCTTCTCCAAAAGCATCTCCAGGCGATACAGATCCCCGACATCGTGAGTGGAGGGGGCCTGCTCGGTTCATTCATCAGCATCACAGG ACTAGAAGTTGTTAACGTCCAGCTGCCCACGGTGTCGGTGACGCTGCTGCCGGGAATTGGGGGCCAGCTGACCTTTGCTACGAAGCTGGAGATCGATGGCGACTTGTT GCTATCTGGGCTGATCCATATTTCAGTGGACGTGAACCTTAACGCAAAAGTCAGGGTGACCGACTATTCAGCGGGTGTCTCCCAAGTTGTAATTGAAGACTGCCAGTCCCTGCTCGGTCCCTTTGACATCCGGCTCCTCTCAGG TTTGCTGCCAATATCAGTGAATGGATTAGTGTCTAGCACCCTTACGACAACTCTGCCTAGCCTG TTGTGTCCAGTAGTCAACAACATCGTCACGCTCGTGAACGTGCAGCTGCTGGGCACCCTGAATG CGCTGGTCCCACTTGGTGCCGTAGGAAAGATCCAGTATCAGTTAGCCAGCCTTCCACTAATAACTGACCTGCATGTCGGACTGGATTTAAAT ACTGTGATCCATCAGGTGGGAGGAGGCAACATCTCCCTCCCTGGCAGCACCGTCCCCgtggccctgcctgccctgcagggCAATGTTCTGAATCTGGGGCTGAGCCAGGCTTTCCTCAATGCCGCGCTGTCCCTCCTCGTCCAGATCCAGCCACAGACGTTTATTTCCACATTGGACGTG TTCTCTGGTGCCACCCAGCTGATGGACGCCATTGTGGCTCTGATTCCTGCTGGG TGTCCCAACTGCTCTGTGGTATCTCCTCTGAACATTAAAATAACAGCGCTTGGACCCCCACTCATCACTCTGGAAGCAAACAAAGCCACTGTCAAGCTCTCTGTCACGATTCAGGTGTTCACGAAATATTCGGATGGAACCATCCAGACGCTCCTTGCCCTGAAGGCG GACCTTGTTTTAAATGCCCAGGCCTCTGTTGCTGGAGACAAACTGCTGCTCAGCGTATCCCTGACCAG TGCGGATCTAGTCTTGGAATCTTCAGATGTCGGCATCGTTAGC gTCTCTGGTCTTGGGACGTTGATCAATAAACTTTTGGTGGAAACTTTTGTGCCGCTCATCAATG AGGCTCTGGCTGTCGGACTCCCACTGCCGAACGTGCTGGGCATTAAGCTGATTAACGCTGTTCAGATTGTGGAG GGCCTGGTTGTGGTGCGTGTGTGA